Sequence from the Amycolatopsis sp. NBC_00345 genome:
AGGATTCATGCCTCAGTCACCCAACCCCTACGACTTCCTGCCTTCCGCGCCCTCGTTCACGCTGCGCAGCACCGACATCGCCGACGGCGAGACGCTGGCGACCCCGCACCTGTCCGGCATCTTCGGGGCCGGGGGCGAGGACCGGTCGCCGCAGCTGGCCTGGGCGGGCTTCCCGGCGGAGACCAAGAGCTTCGTGGTGACGGTGTACGACCCCGACGCCCCCACGGCCAGCGGGTTCTGGCACTGGGCGGTGTTCAACATCCCGGCCACCGTGACGGAGCTGGCGGCGA
This genomic interval carries:
- a CDS encoding YbhB/YbcL family Raf kinase inhibitor-like protein codes for the protein MPQSPNPYDFLPSAPSFTLRSTDIADGETLATPHLSGIFGAGGEDRSPQLAWAGFPAETKSFVVTVYDPDAPTASGFWHWAVFNIPATVTELAANAGDAEGSGLPEGAVTLKGDGGVKQYLGAAPPPGHGPHRYYFVVHALDVDRLDIGVDATPAFLGFNLLGHTLGRATLTPVYENKG